One Rattus norvegicus strain BN/NHsdMcwi chromosome 18, GRCr8, whole genome shotgun sequence DNA segment encodes these proteins:
- the Cetn1 gene encoding centrin-1, producing the protein MASTFRKSNVASTSYKKKVGPKPELTEDQKQEVREAFDLFDSDGSGTIDVKELKVAMRALGFEPRKEEMKKMISEVDKEATGKISFNDFLAVMTQKMAEKDTKEEILKAFRLFDDDETGKISFKNLKRVANELGESLTDEELQEMIDEADRDGDGEVNEEEFLKIMKKTNLY; encoded by the coding sequence ATGGCGTCCACCTTCAGGAAGTCAAATGTGGCCTCCACCAGCTACAAGAAAAAGGTGGGTCCTAAGCCTGAACTCACCGAAGATCAAAAGCAAGAAGTTCGGGAAGCGTTTGACCTCTTCGATTCTGATGGGAGTGGGACCATCgatgtgaaggagctgaaggtggcCATGAGAGCACTCGGCTTTGAACCCAGGAAGgaagagatgaagaaaatgatttCAGAAGTGGACAAAGAGGCCACAGGAAAGATCAGTTTCAATGACTTCTTGGCTGTGATGACTCAGAAGATGGCCGAGAAAGATACCAAAGAGGAAATCCTGAAGGCTTTCAGGTTGTTTGATGATGATGAAACAGGGAAAATTTCATTCAAAAATCTCAAGCGCGTGGCCAACGAGTTGGGGGAAAGCCTCACAGACGAGGAGCTGCAGGAAATGATCGATGAAGCTGATCGTGATGGTGATGGAGAAGTGAACGAAGAAGAGTTTCTTAAGATCATGAAAAAGACCAACCTTTATTAA